In Scatophagus argus isolate fScaArg1 chromosome 5, fScaArg1.pri, whole genome shotgun sequence, a genomic segment contains:
- the zgc:114130 gene encoding mRNA decay activator protein ZFP36 codes for MPSYPLSQFSDLEEMMCKQLLNLDLREQSRPLPSLSLAMRTPGYIGQPRSSSSFSLSSLSCLPTEPSDSVFLASSQWGQQSESPLPSQFANSTQWGKSGFLAQRSISMVETNSSTAASLAWPGTDIKHSQSSISPTALNTSSSSSNSSVSSSSSRYKTELCRSFTESGLCKYGGKCQFAHGPEELRDLSRHPKYKTEPCRTFHTIGFCPYGMRCHFVHNSEEEKKHPFSRSSSSSSSSSSITHQAPSSSRLHRPPLVRQSFSFAGFPSAPQQPLQPALTAHPPPPTTASLTRTPSASPPTCADITDLLSHAFLEMDSAFEASPAHQYQPPMGQASAADPRSPFLPSPDSGCSPCGLSPTASPSLRQSPGATGVFSGPLGVRSLSYTSLSDQDQDGSSSASSLSGSESCGGISEASGRRLAVFSQLSVPEDGPGFCL; via the coding sequence CAGTTACTGAATCTCGATTTGAGGGAGCAGAGCAGGCCGCTACCGTCCCTCAGTCTGGCAATGAGAACACCAGGTTACATTGGTCAACCTCGTAGCAGCTCATCATtttccctctcatctctctcctgcCTCCCTACTGAGCCTTCAGACAGTGTTTTTCTGGCCTCCAGCCAATGGGGGCAGCAGTCAGAAAGCCCTCTGCCCTCCCAGTTTGCTAATTCCACCCAATGGGGAAAGTCGGGTTTCCTTGCCCAACGCTCCATCAGCATGGTAGAGACCAACAGTTCCACAGCAGCAAGCCTAGCCTGGCCTGGAACTGACATAAAGCACTCCCAAAGTAGCATCAGCCCCACTGCACTGAACACAAGCTCCTCCTCGTCCAActcatctgtttcctcttcctcgtcaCGCTATAAGACTGAACTATGTCGATCTTTCACTGAAAGTGGCTTGTGCAAGTATGGCGGGAAGTGTCAGTTTGCCCACGGACCAGAAGAGCTGCGGGATCTGAGCAGACAtccaaaatacaaaactgaacCATGTCGTACATTTCACACCATTGGCTTCTGTCCATATGGGATGCGCTGCCACTTTGTCCACAACAGcgaggaagaaaagaaacaccCATTCTCGCgttcttcctcatcctcttcctcctcttcaagCATTACTCACCAGGCACCTTCCTCCTCCCGCTTGCATAGGCCACCTCTCGTCAGACAGAGCTTCAGCTTTGCTGGGTTTCCCTCAGCTCCCCAGCAACCCCTTCAGCCTGCCCTTACcgctcatcctcctcctcccaccactGCTTCTCTCACGCGTACTCCATCAGCCTCTCCTCCCACCTGTGCCGACATTACCGACCTCCTTTCTCATGCCTTCCTGGAGATGGACTCTGCGTTCGAGGCCTCTCCTGCCCACCAGTACCAGCCTCCCATGGGCCAGGCCTCCGCAGCCGATCCCAGGTCTCCATTCCTGCCTTCCCCAGACTCTGGCTGTTCTCCATGTGGGCTGTCTCCAACTGCCTCCCCTTCCCTGAGACAGAGCCCCGGTGCCACTGGGGTCTTTTCGGGACCACTGGGTGTCCGATCCCTGTCTTACACCTCTCTCTCAGACCAGGACCAGGATGGAAGCAGCTCTGCTAGCTCGCTGAGTGGCTCTGAATCCTGTGGTGGCATCAGCGAAGCCAGTGGCAGGCGTCTGGCGGTGTTCAGTCAGCTGTCTGTTCCTGAGGATGGTCCTGGATTCTGTCTCTAG